A single window of Populus nigra chromosome 17, ddPopNigr1.1, whole genome shotgun sequence DNA harbors:
- the LOC133677357 gene encoding WRKY transcription factor 44-like gives MEIKESERVVIAKPVASRPSCSKFRSFSELLAGAINTSPSTDCSEMAVAAIRPKTLRFRPTVNRAPGALVSSQVELSGTTLSNSSNRVSSTDSKTTVIYKPQAKFVSKATVSLLASMGNFNTNSQQMLQSVEARPQCPKQNKQNFSSHLTSNLHQNIPSHAVLLTSQNQEDPKALSHASNGDRASYDGYNWRKYGQKQVKGSEYPRSYYKCTYPNCPVKKKVERSFDGQIAEIVYKGEHNHSKPQPPKRNSLGTQGLGAVSDSNAQDRYTTPLWSNQLIERNEGSEGREENQVETGLQVHSIYQGKPPPSCDRAGTGSINAGAGTSDNSCGLNGECNDGSKGLEGDDDEPRNKRRKAGIQSNKGGISGEGVQEPRVVVQSSTDSEILGDGFRWRKYGQKIVRGNPYPRSYYRCTSLKCNVRKHVERASDDPKAFITTYEGKHNHEMPLKSTNIQPLNPDLQAPPSRDKL, from the exons atggaGATCAAGGAATCAGAGAGGGTGGTTATAGCTAAACCAGTAGCTTCCAGGCCTAGTTGCTCCAAGTTTAGATCTTTCTCAGAGTTGCTTGCGGGTGCCATCAATACTTCACCCTCTACTGATTGTTCTGAAATGGCAGTTGCTGCCATTAGACCAAAAACTTTGAGGTTTAGGCCAACGGTGAATCGTGCTCCAGGTGCATTGGTTTCTTCCCAG GTTGAACTCTCTGGAACAACACTTAGCAATTCATCTAATAGAGTTTCAAGTACTGATAGCAAAACCACTGTCATATATAAACCACAGGCAAAGTTTGTGTCGAAGGCAACTGTTTCTCTACTGGCGAGTATG GGGAACTTCAATACCAATTCACAGCAAATGCTACAATCAGTTGAGGCTCGCCCTCAGtgtccaaaacaaaataaacaaaatttctcatcccATCTAACCTCAAATCTTCATCAGAATATTCCATCCCATGCAGTATTGTTGACATCTCAGAATCAGGAGGATCCAAAAGCTTTATCACATGCATCTAACGGGGACAGGGCTTCATATGATGGTTATAATTGGAGGAAATATGGGCAAAAGCAAGTAAAAGGAAGTGAATATCCGAGGAGTTACTACAAGTGCACCTATCCAAATTGTCCGGTGAAAAAGAAGGTCGAAAGATCATTTGATGGGCAAATTGCAGAAATTGTCTACAAAGGGGAACACAACCATTCAAAGCCTCAGCCTCCTAAGCGCAACTCATTAGGAACACAAGGATTAGGAGCTGTATCTGATAGCAATGCTCAAGATAGGTACACCACTCCCTTATGGAGTAATCAACTCATTGAAAGAAATGAAGGCTCTGAAGGTAGAGAGGAAAATCAGGTCGAAACAGGATTACAGGTGCATTCAATTTACCAGGGTAAACCTCCGCCATCTTGTGATCGTGCTGGAACTGGATCAATTAATGCTGGTGCGGGAACTTCTGATAACTCATGTGGTCTCAATGGGGAATGTAATGATGGAAGCAAGGGATTGGAGGGAGACGATGATGAACCTAGAAATAAAAGAAG gaAAGCTGGGATACAATCCAATAAAGGTGGCATATCAGGGGAGGGCGTTCAGGAGCCCCGTGTAGTGGTGCAAAGTTCCACAGATTCTGAGATTTTGGGGGATGGTTTTCGCTGGAGAAAATATGGGCAGAAGATTGTAAGGGGGAATCCATATCCCAG GAGTTACTATAGATGTACTAGTCTCAAATGCAATGTGCGCAAGCATGTGGAAAGAGCATCAGACGATCCAAAAGCTTTTATTACAACATATGAAGGAAAACATAACCATGAGATGCCTCTGAAGAGTACAAATATACAGCCTTTGAACCCTGATCTACAGGCACCTCCTAGTAGAGACAAGCTGTGA